AAAAACAAAACAATGATTCTAGGAGTCTAGCCAGCCACTAATGCTAGGGAAACAACTCTTAAAAATGGTCAGGCTAGCACCCGAACGGGGGCTAGCGTTCGGACGTCCGTGCCTGCTGCACCTGCCCGCACCGCCGTGTACACATGCTACTACGATCGCCCGTATGCCTGCGCCTGCTTCACGTGGGGGCCCACGCCGCTCCGTTTCCCACGCCTACACGCGCCCACGCGGGGGCCATGTCTCGATTTTCACCCACTCTGTTTCCTAGGCTTGCCGCTCGCGCCCCCTCCGCTCCCACGCGCATGCACGCAGGCCCAGTAGTTGTAGCAGGCGGTTGCAGTAGGTAGGTCCCACTGCAACTTGTGCAACACCAGATTTACtttgcaacatctaaataaaatattttgcaacatacatccaaaaaagttgaaacacttgcaacatatgtctgaaacaataGAAAAACACGTGTGTAGTCATTGCAAAACATATAccacatccagatgaaacacttgcaacatatgtccgaaatacatgaaacacttgaaacatacggttgcaacTTGCATGTATATACAGCATCTAaataaaacacttacaatatacgtctgaaacagatgggACATACACTTGAaaacaccattgcaacatgtgcaatatcccgttctacttttgcaacatcgatataaagcACTTGCAAAATACACCTGAAACATTTttaacacttgaaacatgcggtttcaacgcaacatctccttgctactTGGGAGAATGGAGCCTCGTCGGCGTGTGGAGTTCCATCCCGGCCGTCGCAAGCTGCGCGCGGGTGGGTTTCGCCCCAACCACGACGAACTGAGTAAGCGGGCACGGGATGCGCATAGGCGGGCTCTGCCTGGGCTACCGTGAAGTGCACATGGGCGAGCTCCACACTCGGCCGCGACGAGCTGGGTAGGCAGAGGCGGAGGTCTTCCTGGCCGCCGACCAGGCGTTCGGCCCCCGTGGTGGAGGTGGCTATGGCGGTTGGGCGGCTTCAGTCTCCCTCTCCACGGGCGAGTGGTGGTCGGGTAGCATCGCCAGTCAATCGGTTGGTTTGCTGCCCGCATCGAGTGTCCCTAGAGGCGGAGAAGTCGAGCGAAGGTCGGGCGGTGCGATGGAGCCAGTGTGAAATGGGGAAAAATGCCGCTCCCTTGGTGAGGGGAGCAGGCCCGTGGGCCAGTCCGCAGGCTCAGCTAGTAGCGTCCAGACGCAGGATGGACGCCCATGGTGGAGCATTAGCGCTCTTAAAAGCATAGCGAACTCATGTTTGAAGAATATCCAAAACTGTTATCATCACAAAAAAACTTTTGGAAAAAAATAACTTAGAGCAAAAGCTTCCACCATATCATTCGAATACAACTTATAATATGTTCAAGATGTAAATTGGGCTGGTTTTGATACTTGAGGgtgcaaacaagatgttagaGTTGTGGGAGCTGTTTTATTCTCCTTTTTCTTGCCATTTTTCTAAGTGTGTCTATTCGATTTTGTACAGTATATTCGGCCGACCATTTACCGTCTACGGTTGTACACTTAGGGCATGTTCGGTTGTGGACCAACTTGGCCTGGATTCAATCCGGCCTGTTTCTCTCTAGAATGAGTGTTTAGTTAGCCCACTCTAGGATTGTGGAAGCAAGTTAGCCTACTCCAGGATTGTTGAAGTACGTGAGTGTGGCTCACCGTCGCCAGGAATCAAGTCGCTACTCTAGAGTAGTGGAACGAATCCCTATGGAGGCTACGTGCAGTAGAACGTGCAAACGCAATGGCAGCGGAACGAATTCCTATGGAGGCTGCCTGCACCTCAACGATCTCCCCGCTCGTGGCTGTGTGGATCGGGAATTAATCCCCAGCAACCGAATATGTCCTTAGTGGGAACCTGTACGGGATCCTCCAATATACTCCCTCCTCCCTGTCTTTGCTTCCCGAGATTTTTTAActaaacatatataaaaaaatatattaatatttatgatacatagttAATATTATTTGATAGATCgctgaatctatttttataataaatttattatgttgttaatattttctataaatataaTCAAACTTATTGGTACGTAAGCTGTGATTTACACATGTCTAGGGACTGAGGGAGTATCTTGCCAATTCGGCCCGGCCCATGAGAAATGACTGTCTGCTAGCCCCACCTCACGTGCCGTGGTTCCACCAACCGCGGGGAACGACGCTAACTGCTGGAAGAAGGGAAGCCGCGTCGAGTTCGAGGGGCGGTAGCCGGCGGCCGGCGCCCGGCGGTGTAGCGGAGGAGGGTGACACAGCAGCCTAGTATTGCTTCGTGCGGCGGAGGGGACTCGGCAGCAGGAGACTGCAATTGGCGGGTAGGCAGCTGTCGCTATCGATGGAAAGTGAGGTGAGCGTAGGGGGAGTTTATCATTTTGTTTTCTACTAATTCTACGACGTTTTTACTAAGGGGCCATTGTTTGTTAACTCGTTGCTGTATCCTCAAACACTGCTCCCTCCATCACTAAATAAcggtcatttttttgttttcgtgtcttatatttaactagatttataaaaaatacatataacatgtgtatctctaaataaatttattataaaaatagattcaatcaTCTAATTTATActttattaatatttttatatatatttagtcaaagttgtttgtTGGGAAGCGAAAAAGACAGTTATTTAGAGACGGAGTCTTATTGCTTTCTTTAATAATTACAGCAATAGATGATTATATTGACGTACGTTTGATAACTGTCTTGTTTGCATATATGCAATTCTTTCCCCCTGTCTGAAATGCAGGGATGCTCATCCCTACGTGCAGTCCTGCAGGGGCAGTTTGAGGAGGTTGAAGTGACTGGGTAGATTCTGCGGAGTGGTGTCATGAAAATTGAAATTTTGATTAGATTGACTTGTCACGGTGCAACAAACCATTGATTGGTGCTCCATGAGACAAAACTTCTGGACTTGTTTGCACTCGCAGAACTTCAAACATCAACGCGGCCTGGCTCATTTATCTTCGAAACTAAACTTGAGCCACGTGGTTGCCTATACTAGTTTTTATCTCCCCTATATGAGTTACGAGTGAACTAAGATAAGTCGATGTTGTCAGCCTATTGTCACCTTATTGTTCAGTGTTCAATCTCATGCTTTAATTCTGTGTATCATTGCTGTCTCCATTTTCTTCTCTGTCTTGATTGTGCCCATTTCCACGTTGATTCTGGTCATCTAGTTCCGTCCCTTCATTTTGTTGATATTGTTTGTAGTTATTCATCAGAAAGGATGCAAAAAGGCAGCATGTAGTCACAAGCCCAGTCACGAGGAATAACCCTCCAAAACTGTCAAAAGTTATAGCACCTGAATTGTCAATATTATCCTCATTTTGACAACTGTTTTTTTCAATCCATTTCTTTTCAAGTCGAATGATATTATCATTTCCTGTTATGTTGAGGATCTCCCTTGTTATGTCAGCACGTAATGGTGATTGTTTGGGAAGTGCCTGGTCACCAAATAAAATTTCTTATTAGCTTGAGCATACTAAAATTTGAAGAATTATACAATTTATCTGACTCAGTACAAACCATATAAATAATTTTCTGCAATTTATTTCCTTGCTTCACCTTGTTACTGGCAGAGATTTGTTTTCTTAGAATTGTATCCAACCTCTATGAAGGTCCTTGAGCTATTAACAACCATTCTGTTTATTTGTGTATTCCCTTTTCTAAATATGAAGACACATATTGCAAGCACTTCATATATAACAATATTTTGTAGGATGGAATGTATAATTTAGTGCAGCTTATGATAATGTTTGAGTGTTAGATTTTCTAGAGTAGCTTTGTAGTAAATCTTTTGTAACGTTTAAGATATACATCAAAACCAATTCAATAACTAGTGTAGTAGAGCTTACAAATGCAAAGCCTGCACTCTTGTAAATAGGTCCAACCATTGTATAACCATTGCAGTACTTCTCAAGAAACAATTTGATGTATGGGACTTCAAGAACGAGCACATCCACACCACCTTTTTTGCTTCCATTAGAAAGAGCACTGTGGAGTTCATCAGGCGTATCGAAGGGTTTTAACTTTGATCCGTGAAAACCGATATCTTCCAATAGGCCCTCTATGTAGGAACCTCGGTGGAACCCTACATACGCTCCTTGCTTCTGGAGTTCATGAATGTCAGTCACTGCCGGTGAAAGTTGCTGTACAGTAAGCATCGATGCAAAGTTTGCTGTGTAACTCGATGTAAGCACCAGAAATATGAACATCCATACAAGTAGAACTATTTGAGCTAGAAAGCATTCCAGCTTGTCCCCTGCAGATGAAACAAACAAAAAGGTCATTTCTGTGATACACCAAGTCAACTTGCAAAGCTATGGTTAAGAAGCATATGCCACAATGGGACTTCCCACAAAGCAGTTGAAACATCTGTTTCTTTAGGCAATAAATCCAAGTCTTGATTCATTAGGACTACTGCATTTGTTATCATTTTGTTTTTGTATGCATACCTAAGACTTGTTTTTTCCCGAAAGTAATGACTACCTTTTTATCGACTACCCAATGAGTCATAGAGGGTGTTCTTTCTGAAACCTATGCGCTTAATGAAATTTCTTGCGGGAATTTTTTAGTGCTTCTATGCTTTTTGtgatagataagcctagtgcCAAAGCATTTGTATCTTATTTTTCTGCACTTTTACTTTCCTTGGCTTCCACGCCTTCTTTTAGGAATATGCTCagcatccactttagtggttAGAATATGCTGGAGGAAGTAGAGAGGCCCTCTGCCTATAATAGCAGGGGCAGTGCTATTGTACAAACAACTCCATTGCTTTACAATTCCAACAAGAGGCCAAGGGCCCAGCTGCCCTCTGGTTGTTCCCAAATCTGAATTTgagatctatttggaccaacattTTGAAGTGGTTTAGTGCATGCTTTATCTATGGGAACTATGCATTAAACTTAATGGCACTAATTTCTATGGGTTAAAAAAATTGTATGGATCAACAAAGTAAGTTCGGAATAACATTGTTTAAGTTACTTAACTCCCTTCTGATATGGGGGAAAACATTATGATTCCAAGCTGTTTAGCTGAAAAGAGATCTTGTAGGTGTCCATTTCCATTTAGGCGCTCTATCAGCCAGATAGCAACTCCTGTATAAATAAAGAATATAATGCTCCCAAACCACATCCCTTCGCTTAGCGGTTTCAAGAAAATCCACCTGTCCTTGTTCCTTTTTTCATTCAATGGAACAACCATCGCCACTCCTGACTCTGTGTATGGGACTGTGAAGTCGACATACAGTGTTCTGTTGTATCTGATTGTTATATCTCCAATTGCTATGTCATATCTCTGCAATGGGATTAGTTAGTTGCTATTTAAATTGTGGAATTAAAAAGGAAAATCTACTTATTATGTGATGTACTGTTATGAAGTGAAAATAATAGGCTGATTATGGTAGTAGTGGCCACATTAACTATAAGATTATTCTCTGCCTTAGCGTAGCTCACGGCTGTGTATATGTAGTGCTGAAAATCAGAAAAAGGCTAAGCAATTTTCCAGCCACCAAACCTACTGTGCGTGTGTGTGTTCTTGTGTGAGTGAGTTCCTGGGAGACCTGTTAGGGCTTAGGCCTTTCATGAAGTACTGTGCTGCAACTGATTCAATGGTATATGCTCGTTTGTTGAATAAAGGAAAATGATTTGTGGTCAATTCTTTGAATGAAGGGAAAATAATATGTGGCCAAGTTATCTGTTGAATAAAGGAAAATAACTCATGCTCAATTCACCTGTTGAGTAAAGGAAAACAATTAGTGGTAAAtagatattttatttattttgagaAATACTGAAACAAGCCTTTCTAATTTATTTCATTCTAATAAATTAAAGTAGCAGCAAGTTTTGATTCTGGTTGAAAAAAGAATAGAGTTTGAAAAACATGAAGCAGCTTGTCTAATGTTTGAAACTCTAGAGTATCTTTTTTGCATTGTGATATACCCCATGAAACCTTGTCAAACATTCATTGCATCGCCTATTACCCCATTGTGATATACCCCATGAAACCTTGTCAAACATTCAAAACATGAAGCAGCTTGTCAAACATTCATCAAGTTCTTCTGTTCTGGGGACATGAAACCTTACTCCTATTACCCCATTCATTGCCTCAATGACAGATGGATTGAGTGAGTCGATGATGTTTGCTAATCCATTTGTAATGATCCATACAAATCCTTTCTCCATCATTCCTTCCTCCTTAGCCTTTGTAAAGAGAAGGGATGCCCTGGTCGATGACATATGAACAATGAATACCCTTGTTTGCATCGCCCTTAGCTTATAGAGCTCTTGCATAATGTTTTCTCTTGTTGCTGACAAAGAGATAACACTACAATATGGAATACGAGCATCTATTTGTTGTACAGCATCAATGAGGTATGGTAGAATGCCCCTCCCATATTCGGTATCGTCATATACTAGCACGACCTGTCTCCATCCATGGGCTTTGATGAGAGAGGCAATACTCTTCACTTGAACTGAGTCGTTCAATGTTGCACGCACGAAATATGGCATACTATCATAAGTGAGAGAGGGGCTTGTTGCTGTGAACGATACAATAGGTACTTGTGTTACACTCCCAAGTTTTGATATAAATGCAGCTTCTGATGATTTCTGCGGGCCAATTATTGCTTGCACTTTGTAATCCTCCAACAATTGAATAGCTTTGGAATTgaataaaaaaaaggaaacgTTTGTCAGATAATATCAGAGAAACAAATTTTCAAGGTCAGGAGAGAACAGAAGTGAATGTTTTGTCATCTGTCTATGCTGAGGTCTTTAATCTAGAGCTCAAGACTTGCAACTGATGTCCAGCCTCATGTATTTGCCCAAGTGAAATGCAGTTTCGTCTAAGTGGCTGCTAGTTAGTATGGGTCTTCTATCACAGTATATGCTATTTGGGTTAGGATGGATTCTCATTTTCCCTTTTAAGAAAAGATTTTAATTTGTGTGATTGTATAGGATATATTAGCCTCTTTAGTAGACTATTTGTAGAACTACGTCAATCCATATCTATGATTTTCTTCAATCAGAATGGAACCTCTATCTATTTCTATGATTTCCATGGACCCGGTTTTTGTTCTCCATGACTAATTGTTCCTAACTGTACAGATGAAAATGGAAGAGAAGTTCTACCTTGTCACATCTGGTGGGGTTAGAGATCAGCAGATGATGAATGTTTGGAAGTGTAGTATCCCTTTAAAGGTGACGATTTTTGTTTGGATGGTTGCTCATGACAGAATTCAATCGGGAGTTCAGATAAAGAAGAAACAGTGGTCTAGCCCAGATAAATGTGTTGCTTGTGACAAACTAGAAACCACATACCAAAAGCGGCAGAACTTGCTAAAGGTACGGGAATAGACCCCGACCCCCGCGTCGCTCCTCCACGCGGGCGACTCGGCCGGTCCCCGCCGCGCCGCCCCCCTCTCATGCCTCTCCTCTCCTGCCGCCGGAGTTGACCGCCGGCATGGCCGCCTGGCCGGCCGTGATGGTGGCGGTGGGGCTCTCCCTCCCTCGTGTTGGCAGCGCAGCTGTAGCAAGCTGGCGGTCCAGCCCTACGCGACCGGCATGGAGGTTGACGGGATGGTTGCCGCGGCTGCCGTGCGGACACAGGGGACGGCGGCGAGGTCCTCTTCTTCTCCGCGCATTGCCCTCCTCCTCTCTTGATGGCAGCGGTGGCGCTGGCTGGGGCCACCGGTCCAGGGCCTGGACAACCAGATCCGGACCCCAGGCGGAGGAGGCGGTGGCCGGGGCCTGTGCATGGGCTGGGGGGAGGCACTTTCTTCTCTGCCGTCCCTCCCCTCACAGCCTTGGCTGCTGCGGCTCAGGGGCTGGCTGTGGCCAGGGCGGCAACCTCTGCTGGCTAGCCTGCCCGCGGCGGTGGCCAAGGCGACTGGCTAGCCCAGGACAGCGTCTGTGGTTGTGGTCAAGATGGAGGCGGCATCATCGGTAGGGGGCGCCGGGTTCGGGGCCTGGCGTCCGGATTCGGTGGCCCCAGGGCATGGGGTGGTGCCTGAGATGGTGGGGCACACGCCCTGTGGCTGCTAGGGGCTATGTCGGCAGCGACATCGGCGGGTGCCAGAGCCGATGACGTTGGTCAAATGCGGCCTCAGCGTGCGGCGGTGTGACGCGAGCTGCGGAGTCAGGTCCAGCTCTGCATGGCCCGATCGGAGGGGGTGGCAGCCGACGCAGCTGTGCGGCTGCTATGTGCAGCCGTCACGTCGATGCCCTTCTGAAGGGGCTTCTATGGGGTGGCGGGACAACGACGATGGTGGTGAAGGCTGGCAGGGGGTCTAGCTTTGCGACCCTGCGATTGCGCTATATGGTTCTTGGCTGAAAGCCTTGGCGACGGCGATGCCATTGGGCGCCACTTCTCTGTTGGCGTCGTGTTTTTCCACTATCACGTTTTTCAAGGGTGAAAACCCGGTCCAAAGCATCGTGTTTTCCCACTAGCAGGTCTTTCAATGGTGAAAACCCAGTCCACTTTGGACGTGCGTCGGTGACGCCATCGGCGTCACTCCCTTCCTGAAGACGTCGCATTTGGATTATCATTGCGATTCCGATGCGGGGCGATGGTGTTAGATTTAATGTAGGCCAAGCCCAATATTTTATCTAATTAGATCGAATAATTATACCCATATTAAATATTGTGTGCTATATGATTTAGTCATATACGAGATTTTTTATTGAATGTTGACTCAACTTATATGTGGGGACTATGTCTGTCTATATTGAGAAGTTAAGAAAAAAATGAGTCACATGAGCATGCGGTGCATGAATTGGTTTTGTCATTCAAGCCAATTATGGGTAGAAGTTTCTATTCCAAAATGAGGGAGTTACAGGAGTTTCTGCTCCTAATGGCATGGCAGGGGTTACGGGAGTTTCTACTCCTAACGGCGAGAGTTACGGGAGTTTTTGCTCATGAGGACGGGAGTTTCTTCTGTGAGCGTCGCTTTCGCTTCTGACTCTTGATCTCCTGCGGTTGGCTGCGCTCGCTCTGCTCCTTGGCTACAAGATAAAAGCAAGACAACATTTAGTCTCTTGTCTCTCTTATATGCGCAAAAACATCCATGCTTCCGTTGCAACCAAGTCTCCCTGTCCTAGTTCCTGCGAGCAAGAGAATAGGGAGAGCAGGCCTCCGAAACCGAGTCGTCTGTGAGTTTATCTGCTCGGGTGAAGGCGGCCATTAGGTTTTTAGGGAGCGATCACACGACTGCTCGATCGATCCATGACCCacaacttcatcttcttcctggcGTTCATGGCGGCGGTGGGAGATCGGCACTGCAACCtctctgcactgcatcgagcgggacgactactcCAACAGGCGCTATGTCGACTAGCACAACTAGCTCTGGTGCCACTGGGTATGTTCTAAATCATCCCCTATTTTCAGCGATTAAAATCATGGTTATTAGTATCATCTATATGTTCATGTCACTTAGTTCACATGTGCACATACATGAGGCCACAAACCTGTTTTTAAtctttttctagattaaattaatACTAATATTACCTAAATATCTTACAATCTAAAAACCTAATAGGCATTTTTTGGTAGTCGGCTTTGCGAGTATGCTGAAATTAAATGTTTTTTAGGGCACACATTACAAGAGGTGTCAGAGATGCATATTATGGTTGACTGCTATGCACTGCTACTTTGTTGCCGAACCTAGATCAGTTGGACCAcatactcctgaggaggagtGTGTGTTCCAAAACGTTGATACTACGTTTAAGGGGGAAATAATAAGCGTGCTAGGAGACTccattgtagatgcatatgtactCTGTAAACTAATAAAAAGATGTGGGATGCACTTGAAGCCAAATATGGAGtgtctgatgctggtagtgagttgtATGTCATGGAGCAGTttcatgactacaagatggttgatGACCGTTCTGTGGTTGAATAAGCTCATGAGATACAAACACTggcaaaagaactcgagaattTTGGTACGGTGCTGCCAGATAAGTTTGTGGAGGGCTGCATTATTGCTAAGCTACCACAGGCTTGGACAAACTTTGTTACTTCTCTGAAACATAAGAGACAAGAGTTTGGCATTGCCGACCTCATTGGCTCTTTAGATGTCGAAGAGAAGGCGAGAGCTAAGGATGTCCGCGGCAAGAAAATTGTTGAGGGAAGTTCTAGTGCCCATGTGATGCAGAAAAATCCTCAAAATTCCCACAAGAAGAAATTCAAGCAAGAGCTCAAACAAAAGACCACTACACCTTTTaagaggaagaagaacaagaaaaagggAAATTGCTTCACTTGTGGCAAGCCCGGGCATTATGCTCGGGACTACGAGGAGAGCAAGTGGAAGCCCAAAAAGAAATATGCAAACATGATTGAGGCTAATAGAGGAACATCGAGGTATGGTCATTTATTACCTACAGTTCTTTTAGTTTGTCAttcacctgattggtgggttgacacaggagctaatattcatgtgtgtgctgatatttCTTTGTTTTCCTCTTATCAGGTCAGGAGAAGTTTCTCCTTGTTGATGGGGAATGGAGCACGTGCGGCTATTcgtggtgttggtacggtcgatctgaagcttacttcggggAAGACTGTGTAATTGAAGAACGTGCAacatgtcccctcaataaggaaGAATTTAATTAGTGGTTCGTTGCTGTGTCGAGTGGGCTATAAACTTGTGTTTGAATCTAATACGTGCATACTTTctaagtatggaacctttgtggGTAAAGACTGTGAGAGGGGAGGCTTGTTCTGCTTGTCCTTAAATGATGCATGTGTTAAGTCCGTGAACAATGTGAGCTATGATGTTGAATCTAATGTTTGGCATTCACGTCTATGTCACATAAATTTTGGTTGCATGACTCGCTtagctggtttgaatttaatctcaaaatttgatttggtcaaaggttctaagtgccatgtatgcatgcaatcgaagcaacctcacaagcctcacaaggctgctgaggccagagacttggcaccattagaactaatCCATTCCAATTTGTTTGAAATAAATGGAGAGTTGACCAAAGGTGGCAAAAGATATTTCATgatatttatagatgattgcattagattttgctacgtgtatctATTAAAATCAAAAGACGAAGCATTGAattattttaagatctataaagctgaggtagaaaatcaacttgagaagaaaattaaACGGTTACGTTCTGATCGCGGAGGAGAATACTTCTCGAATGAGTTTTCTAAGTTTTGCGCAAAGCATggtattattcatgagaggacaccgccatactcaccacaatccaatgagATTACCATGAGAAAAAAATGTACTCTAACTGAGTTGGTTAACACCATGTGAGAGACTGTGGGATTATCTAAGGAATGATGGGGTGAGGCAATTTTGACAGCATGTGATGTCCTGAATAGGGTGCCCTCAAAGAACAAAGAAGTTACACCATTCGagaaatgggagaagaagagattaaatctttcTTACCTACGAACCTggagttgtttggcaaaggtgaatgtgccaattaaCAAGAAGCAAAAGCTTGGACCAACAACTATTGATTGTGTCTTTCTCGGTTATGTTATTCACGGcatgagttatagatttttaataataaattctgaAGTGCCTGATGTGAATGTTGGTACTATTATGGaatctagagatgctacattttttTGAGAGTGAATTTCCTTTGAAAAATATACCTAGCACTTCTAGTCATGATTCTATAGCACTTCCACAGTTGCATGAACCGATAGAACATGCTGATGTTGAAACCCATGTGGAAAATCATGAAGATAATAatatagtcactcgaaagagtaagagacggAGGACTACAAAGTCCTTTGGTGAAGACTATTATATACCTCGTGGATGACTCTCCTAAAACCATAGAAGAGGCATATTCATCTCTTGACGCTGACTTATGGAAAGAAGCTGTTCAGAGTGAGATGGACTCtatatgtctaatggaacttgggcagttgttgatcgtccttatgggtgcaaACCTGTgggatgtaaatgggtgttcaagaaaaatcttaggcctgatggtactattgagataTACAAGACGATGCTTGTGGCTAAGGGTTTTACCAAAAAAGAAGGTAAAGATTATTTTGATACTTATTTACCAGTTACTCGTCTAATGACTATACGAGTGTTACTTTCCTtggctgcctcacatggtcttCTCGTTCATCAGATGGACGTTAAGATAGCTTTCttgaatggagagcttgaggaagagatctatatggatccgACGGATCGATttatagcaaatggtcaagagggaaaagtgtgtaaattattaaaatcTTTGTATGGCCTAAAGCAAACACCTAAGCAGTGGCACGAGAAGGTCTACAAAACTTTGACATCAGCCGGCTTTgctgtgaatgaagctgataaatatgtttattatcggtatggtggggagATGGTGTGATCTTGTGCTTATATATGGATGATATACTAATTTTTGGAAATAATATTAATGTGATTGAGGAAGTGAAAGGATTTTTATCGAGTAACTTTAAAATAAAAGATTTGAGA
Above is a genomic segment from Miscanthus floridulus cultivar M001 chromosome 3, ASM1932011v1, whole genome shotgun sequence containing:
- the LOC136544121 gene encoding glutamate receptor 2.8-like, encoding MGVAKRLQVLLLLLLLLVFSSGAAQNATASPAEEFHVGVILDLGSLVGKVALTSVSLAVEDFYAACQNCSRKLVLHVRDSMGNDVQAASAAIQLLEDYKVQAIIGPQKSSEAAFISKLGSVTQVPIVSFTATSPSLTYDSMPYFVRATLNDSVQVKSIASLIKAHGWRQVVLVYDDTEYGRGILPYLIDAVQQIDARIPYCSVISLSATRENIMQELYKLRAMQTRVFIVHMSSTRASLLFTKAKEEGMMEKGFVWIITNGLANIIDSLNPSVIEAMNGVIGVRFHVPRTEELDESVSYAKAENNLIVNRYDIAIGDITIRYNRTLYVDFTVPYTESGVAMVVPLNEKRNKDRWIFLKPLSEGMWFGSIIFFIYTGVAIWLIERLNGNGHLQDLFSAKQLGIIMFSPISEGRDKLECFLAQIVLLVWMFIFLVLTSSYTANFASMLTVQQLSPAVTDIHELQKQGAYVGFHRGSYIEGLLEDIGFHGSKLKPFDTPDELHSALSNGSKKGGVDVLVLEVPYIKLFLEKYCNGYTMVGPIYKSAGFAFALPKQSPLRADITREILNITGNDNIIRLEKKWIEKNSCQNEDNIDNSGAITFDSFGGLFLVTGLVTTCCLFASFLMNNYKQYQQNEGTELDDQNQRGNGHNQDREENGDSNDTQN